Genomic DNA from Thiosocius teredinicola:
GACAACCCGAGAAGCGGAATCGCCTGAACGGAGAGATAACCGCGCGTGAAGTGCGACTGATTGACGCAGAAGGTGAACAGGTCGGTATCGTGCCGATTACAGAGGCGCAGGCTTCTGCCGATGAATCGTCGCTCGATCTTGTCGAGATTGTTCCGAACGCCGAGCCGCCGGTATGCCGCATCATGGACTACGGCAAGTTCATCTTCGAACAAAAGAAGCAGAAGCAGGAAGCGCGCAAGAAGCAAAAACAGGTTCAGGTTAAGGAAGTGAAGTTTCGCCCGGGCACCGATATCGGCGACTACCAGGTGAAGCTGCGTAACCTCCATCGCTTCCTCGAAGAAGGCGACAAGGCGAAGGTAACGATGCGCTTCCGCGGTCGCGAGCATGCACACCGTGAACGCGGTCTGGAACTGCTGGAGCGTATTGAGAAAGACCTCGAGGAGATCTCGCAGGTTGAGCAGCGACCGATGATGGAAGGGCGCCAGATGGTGATGGTGCTCGGCCCTAAACGCAGTAAATAGCGCTGCAAATGACATGAATAACAGACCGTCTTCAGATTGAAGGCGGTTGGGCGGTCGGGCCAACAGGCATTGCCTTGGCCGCCTTTTACACAACCCTTGAGAGTTTTAAGGAGTCGAAAATGCCGAAAATCAAAACCAACCGTGGCGCTGCAAAGCGTTTCCGGATCACTGCTGGTGGCGTCAAGCGTAACCAGTCTCACCGTCGTCACATCCTGACCAAGAAATCGACCAAGCGTAAGCGTCAGCTGCGTTCGCCGTCGATGTTGCACAAGAGTGATGTGGCAGCAGCGCGTCGCATGATTCCGTACGCCTGATCGATAAGGAGACTGAGTAATGCCAAGAGTTAAACGTGGTGTACAGGCGCACGCCAAGCACAAGAAAGTTTTAGATGCTGCAAAAGGTTATTACGGCGCACGCCGCAAGGTTTACCGTGTAGCCAAGCAGGCTGTTATCAAAGCCGGTCAATACGCGTATCGCGACCGTCGCGTTAAGAAGCGTGAGTTCCGTGCGTTGTGGATCCAGCGTATCAACGCCGCTGCGCGACTGTGCGACATGTCGTACAGCCGCTTCATCGACGGCTTGAATAAAGCCGGCATCGAAGTCGACCGCAAAATGCTGGC
This window encodes:
- the rplT gene encoding 50S ribosomal protein L20, coding for MPRVKRGVQAHAKHKKVLDAAKGYYGARRKVYRVAKQAVIKAGQYAYRDRRVKKREFRALWIQRINAAARLCDMSYSRFIDGLNKAGIEVDRKMLADIAVHDMPAFEQLAEKAKAALAS
- the rpmI gene encoding 50S ribosomal protein L35, encoding MPKIKTNRGAAKRFRITAGGVKRNQSHRRHILTKKSTKRKRQLRSPSMLHKSDVAAARRMIPYA
- the infC gene encoding translation initiation factor IF-3 encodes the protein MARQPEKRNRLNGEITAREVRLIDAEGEQVGIVPITEAQASADESSLDLVEIVPNAEPPVCRIMDYGKFIFEQKKQKQEARKKQKQVQVKEVKFRPGTDIGDYQVKLRNLHRFLEEGDKAKVTMRFRGREHAHRERGLELLERIEKDLEEISQVEQRPMMEGRQMVMVLGPKRSK